Part of the Anopheles coluzzii chromosome 3, AcolN3, whole genome shotgun sequence genome is shown below.
TTCTTATTACAAAGTAAACCTTCTTACTAAAGAAAGGAAgggcaaacagaaaaaaaaatagtaacacAATCCTGCCCTATCCCGAGTGTGGAGCGTGCTTGAAAGTAGCGAAAAAAGTTCCCCAGCGTTGCCCTTTTGTTTTGGAGGGCGCGTTTTGTTCGGCGGCTGTCCTACAATTGCCTGCAATATATTGTATTTTTCCCACTCGGTGGAGCGCAAATGTAGTAAATTGTGCACATAAACACAATCAGCGAGAGTAGTATTCGGGGAGGTCGGGGAAGCTACTTCAAGTGCtcctttttgtgctgtttaAGGTCTAGGTTTTCGTGTAAGGATCCTCCGTCATGCTACCGCAACAAGGAACGCTGTAACCTTTTCGTATTGATCTGCTTAATTTGTTGCAAACTGTAGTGGTCCCAACTTCGCCGGTGAAACTATTCAGACAATAATTGCAAACTATTTGCTTCCCCCCTCTTCAACTGCAATGCAGGCAAAGTGGTTTGGTAAATATAATGCTACGATTTTAATACCcgcaaaaatataaacaactcGTGAGAGATCTCCGTTCGCTTAAACAATACCGAACAAAACGAGGTCTGactcctggtcacggcaccaaacgAGCTGACTGACGCGCGTGTCCCTCGACCCGATTGGTTCTGTGTGTAAGTTCGATTGCTTCGGAAAATGGTTTATGGTGcgtgcttgcttgcttgctgtgTCTGCACAAACCTACGGCAATGGCGACCTCTCCTGGGCATGTCAAACagggcgcgcacacacatattaAACTTTACCCTTGATTGCTCAATGTTACTCGTCGGGTAAAAACGATATTATTTTGCATGGGGCGGTGTTTTTCAGGGTTTTCTGGTGTACTGTGGAAGTTGGTGTTTAGTTTAAGGCATGATACCCCATATGTGCGGACATGGGAGGGGAACTGTTTTGTAACAGGGTTGCTTTTAAGGGGCCTTCTAACGCTGTAAAATGCAGCTGCTGCGGGCAGGGCAAACAAACTCATCAACCTTTTTGATCGAGAGCAGGTCCAAAACCATGCAGTTTATGACTAAAGggaataataaattaaaccaaaCATCAAATCAAATGGCTTGGCCTGTGTGCTCCATGGATGATTGGGTCGATATTCTGAAACCAAATAATGACTCTGCAGTACGGCAAATGTTCCAATAAAATGCGTTTCATTCATGTGATGCAAGCGCAGCTTGACTACCCGTAACGAACATTTCCCATTTCCACCATTTTAAGCCAATCCATGTTAAGGTGAATAACCTTTAAATAGGTGcacgaaaaaataatgcttCAGACGATAGCTGGTAGACTAAGGCCGATAATAGACAAGATAGAAAAGTATCCAATATAAATCGGCACGCCAACAGCTTTGAAGCTTTGAACTGTAATAGCTCTGCCAATCAACACCTTCGATGCATATTGAACAGGACATTTCAAATAGTATTCCCCGGCTACCAATGTTAACGCTTGCTCATAAAGGCAATGCTATCTTGCTCGATTTGTGTTATCGCTACATTCCAGCAGTTGAAGTAGAAAGCGGAACTGATGGAAGGGTGTTAAAAtcgctaaaaataaaaaaataaggaaTGTTTAACTCTTCCAACGAAATCGGCCTAATAATGAGTTTGCGAGTagcataaaacacaaagataTGAGGTATTGAGGGAAAGAGGaacggtggtggtagtactaCGTGCAAAAGAGGTCACACTTTATGCCACCTGTCAATAGTCAACACCAGGAAGGAGGAatagagcaacaacaaaaaaagcaaggaATCACGAAAGCGCAGAGCCAGCAAGGCGAGAAGCAGTCAAAACACTCGTCTCGGTGGAGTTTTATGTTGAGGATGGTTTCGGCTTTCGGTTGTTTCATTCAAGCATTCGTGtttgttttagcttttttgGAGTTGTCTGGCAGTCTGGTGTGCAAATAGAGCTGTATATATTATCTGAATAGAACGAGCTCCAACGACTCGTCGGTTGTACCATAGACGTAGCATAATAAAAGCGACCATAAAAACGAATGACGGCGGCGTGAAGGATTCGCCTCTCGGTCTGTGTACTGCAGGATCACGAaccacgtacacacacagactaATGATGGCTCCTTATACCGTGTTCCGTTTTGTGCGCTGCCGGGGAAAGCTCAACGCCATGCCTGCTCACAGTGTGATAGCTTAATAGCTGATGCTTTTTGCCATACAAAAACGCAAGCAAATGGTTAACTGAAACGCAAGCGGTAGCTTGCGCCCGTACTCatacactgcactgcacttgACGCCTTGGGTGATTTGTTGATTTGCTACCAATTCCGTAATccacaaagtgtgtgtgtgcaaatggAAGAGTAGCTTCTAGCGTTTGAGTTTCATTTTACTTCTTCACACGCAGTAGCCTAGGCCCGTCGACATTTTGGAGCATGAGCGTGTTTGGGGGAAAGGCTCACGGCACGCGTAAATTAggtcaccatcaccatcatcatcatcatcatgtaaCGCTGCACAATCTCTCCAATGTCCCTACTTCACCGGTACCGGGATGATCCCTACCATACAAAGGTGTATCGGCTGTAATTGACGGGCAGGTCATGCTTTGGAGGTCTTTTTTGCCAATACTGCAGCACACTGCACGAAGCCGTACATCGTACGGAGGTGTGTATGTAACATTTGAACCACATAGGTGGCAGGCCAGAAAGGTGCACTGTCGGTGTTGCTAGCTGCCGGAAGTTGGATTTACAAGCATTTCatatggtgctgctgctgttcgtcaAATTTCAACAGCTTGATGTTATTACACATTTAACATGCCACTTGCCTCCCTGTCATGCCACAGCGGCGTTAAAGTGTGTGATGGTTATTATTGGGCCAAGGAGACGGCTTAACCACAAATCGATACTGGTCGTTATCGAACCATTCGTTCCGGGGCAGGGTTTGTAGTGCCGTCAGTAAGTTCTGTGCCTACTGCAAAGAGGGTCTTGAGTTCGAATGTAATCTAGATTTGGATGCGCATGACAACAATCTGTTGTgacatttaataaaattattgtaaGTCTTATAATTTAATTCGTATTCGTATAACCATCTTTACGCAGTGCTATggtgtaaaaaagaaaaagaagaataattatATTCGGAAATATGTACGGAATTATAGAGAATGTCTTCAAAAAAATCCAACGATTCTTACATGAACATTATATAGAAGACAGTCATTCAAACCATCCCAACTGTGCACTTTTTATCGCATTGATGTGCAGCCCGAGACAGTGCAGCTTTTAACTCACACACATTGTAAAGATGCCCTGGTCTGTATGGTGCCTGCGAGAAACGGTTGTGCCCAATGTgtgtgcatcatcatcatcacaagGAGGAGGATGGTTGGTGGATGGGCAAACCATCGCATTTTTATTGAGTTCGAATATGCATGGCGCAGTACTAAATTACTGTGTCGTGTCGTTTGGCCCGGGGTGTCCTCTCCACCCCTGCGGTAATCCAATCGCTATCCTTTTCTACCGCACTTGACTTGGTGCGGTACGCTTTTCATTGCTGCAGCGCCAGGGAGGTTGAAAAGCACTCAACCACTTGCTTCACGTGCGCGCATTCATCGGATGCCGCGTGGGGTTTTTGCACTGTCGGTGGATGATggtagagtgtgtgtgtgtgtgtgtgtgtgtgactgtgggCATTTACTCCGAGGCCTAGATTTGCAATCAAACCGGGTAGGACCAATCAGATTGACAGTGTGTATATGTATGGGTAGGAAGATTACGCTCGCACAAGCTTCAAAAGGGCACAATGTCAGGCTCATTATCCGCCAACAGATGCTGAAACGGAAAAATACTGAAAGCCATAGAGCGGATTCACTCTGGAGTTTGCTGATGAGTTCATCCTTCGAGTGGGGAACGTTGACGGGGTTTGCTGTGAATAATCTACACTAGCTTTGTTTGCCCACCAAGGACGAAAGTGAAAAGTGTTACAATGTTGACATTAGATATGATGAAATTAAGAAGCGTTTTGAAGGAATTTGTTTATGGTAACTTATGATGAATGTTTAATACATAAAGGTTAATAAGGATAAATCATATCGTGTTAATTATACTGCTTGTTGATGGTAGTACAAGCCCTTCGAGTGTACTCACAAAACGTGCTGCTAACCGTGAAAGGAAATCCAATTACTCGCTAGCTAACGCGAACCCAAAGCTTACTGCCATAACGACCACATTATGCTGTTAAAGGTACCCATGGGACAGTGTGCCGGAATCCTTGAACGTTCTCCTgagtgtacgtgtgtttgtttagtgAGATTGTATCGTCCCTCTAATGGGGAcagttcgtttttttgtgtctatCAGTACACATAAGGGGAAACCACATGGTTCTATGGTTTACTCTTTCCGCCGAGCGGCTCTACTCAAAAGGGAACATAATTGGTTTATAGTGGTAAATGGCAGGTTATGTATGTGCTTGGATTTGCTGAGCGTTAGGTTGTTGCGATTATGTTGCTTACTGTCAATATGCAGCTACTAGGTGTTTACAATGTTTAGTAACGTTCCTGATACGTTTGTTCATGTTTCCTAGGTACTATTGCACTGTTTGCGCCGGTTGTATCGACCTCTCGGCCAAGCCGAAAACAGCTATGTAGCGGCTTTTATCTTAGCCTTCAGCTTGCTTTGGAGCTTCTTGTCCCTCAGGGTCGTCGGTCATTTGGAAACGGGCTTTCTTTCGATGTTCTGATTGTTGTGTAATAGTGTCAAGATGTTGCAGATGCCAGAACGGAGTTATCCGACGTCCACAAACTGCTGGATTGGTGTTCGTTTTGGTCGTGGCGTTGTCCTTTTCTTTAAACGCGCACGCTACTTAACGAAGTTGCTTCACTTGGTTGGCCATCACGGTTACAGttcgactgatagaggtgttaaattttgtttgctgacTCATGCGATACTATTATTGAAAGTGCAATGAACGTTTCGTTAGTGCGGGTGAAGATAGTCCCATGCAAAATCGACAATTTTTGTcccttaatttaaaaaaaaaacgaagagtAATGTCTGATAATTTATTCCAAGAATGGACTGTCTACAGAAGGAATGAATTGATCTTAGTACAACATAGAAATAACACAAACATTAAGAAATTAATTAAGACAGAACAGTTCTTTTAGCCAACCTTTATCTTTGCGTTAAAgcaatattgttttcatgattttttagAATTTCAAATTCCTTTAAATTTACTCCTTTCGTCCAACCATCGTCATAAATTGCTTCACACCTCTAAAGGGGGAAACATTTTTATGCACGGCTTTCCATCACCCAGAAATAGTTTTGCCGTGTGCTGTAAACGTGCGGTTATGGGTTTTATTTGTCCCATAAACCGCTTACCTACGCGGCGAGGATCGTGTGAAGATCGGTATTAATTGTGTAGCCCAAGGGAAGGGATGGAAACGACACTGCGCAGTCAGTTAAACGACCTGGCGTCTCCATGGTCCGCCAAAACCAGTTGTGAAATAATCCAGCAACAGTCCCACACTCTTCGCGGAAACATCCATACACAAAGCAAAGAAGCATTTTTCTCGTGTTGTTTTCGTGCAtgttttttgtaatgtttctTAGGTGTGTTCTACGCTTAGCGCGCAACACGCCGCCCCGGTCGAATGCGTCGTGCTGAAAATGATTCCTAATTAATCAAGCAGAAaagaggagagaaagagagcagtAGCTGTGGGTGCGGAAAATGACAAGCAGATCCCATTGGGAATGAAAATGGGGCGATTATTGCCACACACCACGGATCGTGCATATATGCCGCGCACCGGGGACTACAAGGATGTGATGTGCTGTGCGTAGGTTGTtaagtttgtttgttgtatgtttcaagggtcgttttttgttgttttactgCAAATATTGctatggtttttgttgttgtttctttcgATGGATGAACAGACGTGAAAATATAGGAacatttttggtttattttttgggGGAATATTTTGTATATTCCATCCTTAGGGGCCAATGTCGCGCCTGGCAGCAGTCATTTTTCTATCTACACTGTTTTTATTTGGAATATGTCAGACTGTACGAGGGTGAGATTAATGTGGTTTGGCTTTTTCTTAGTAAAATGTCTTGGTTTTCCTTTTATTCCGATTTGCATCGTAGGGTGATTGAACACAGTGAAGATCTTGAATCATTTCTAGGAATGTGTACTTTTACAATTATAATCGTAACATAATACATATAAGAGGCTCAAATTTGGATATTTTATTTACAGACAGCCTCCACATTATGGAAATGCCTTAGACAATTGACAAAAGTAGCtagaaatgataaaaaatgttaattattCTATTagaactaaaaaaacaaatctaaaatgtagaaaaaataGTGCAAAAAATTGCACTTCTTTCACAATAtcattaaaaaggaaacattccatttgttctttatttataaatatcgCCAAACTAACGATGGAAACGCTAATGATGCACGGACGGAACTAAGACTTGGTCTCATTAGAATGTTTGCCTTAGCTGTCCGCGCGAAGAGATTGCAAAGACGATTCGTTAGTCCCCGCTACCAGAAGGCACCGGCTTTCACTCTCACTTAGTGACACCTTTCCTCTGTCCCATCTTTACGGATTGGATTGGAATGCGAGGTATGAAAAAATACCAAACCATCAACACcgtccgtcgtcgtcgtcgtcgtcgtcgcacaGTTAACCTTGAAATTGAATCGACTTCCATGTATATATCCAGCTTAAAGGGGACCCCCCATCGAAGGTGGAATGAATACGGGGTCGGGTGAACAGCGCGCACAAAACTCAACCCCCACCACCGCGAACGCCGCCACCACACGGACAGAGAGCAGACGAAAGACAACTGTCACCAAACAAGCCTTCGATAaagcgcgcgctcgcgagcacacacacacagcaccgcATGCATAAACGCGGTCAATGTCGATGGCGGCGCGACACTCGGCCGGCGGCGGGATGTCATTCCTCTCGCGCCAAACGAGCCTACTGCTGCTACGCTTACTCAGGGGGTGGGTGACTGTGTTGGCTGTGTTGAGAGATAAATTGTCGCTGCCGCCTCGGTGCGCACGATCGCTCTACAAACTCTACCGATCGCGCTTGTTTGCGCTTAATCGTTCCGATCGGGCAGTCAAAAGTGTGAGCCAAATTTGTAAAATCCGGTCACTCGAACTACTGCGGGGTTGGGGTGCGGTCAATTTCTTTGCCAGAGGGGGGCAGCCAACCAACCCGCGGCCCTgcacaaaagcagcagcagcaggatgagGAGAATAATGACGCGATGCAGCTGTTGTGTGGCGGCGAAAGGGCGAATGAATCATTGGGATTCAGCTTTCATAACATCCACCCTAAGTTAGTGGTGGGTAAAGTaagcaaaaatccggagtcgactccgatccgactccgttaaattcggaatcgactccggaaggtaggtccgtgctgcattatccggagtcgtttgaaatcgtccggaatcgttcgaagtcgtccagaatcgACCGGAGccgtcgttcggagtcatccggagtcggcctTCGGGAAACAAAAGCCTATATACGAAGTGCGCGCGCgaagaaaaagacaaaaaaaacacaacgaaatgaaatgtctgATCAAAAGCACATTAAACCACACGGttcctgttgactccgaccgaTTCCGATTGCGGTCGACTTCGATCGACTCTAGAccactccgaatgactccgactccgatcaACTCCGgctgactctggatgactccagacgactccgacgactccgggcgactccgaacgactccggacgactccggacgactccgggcggatctaccTATCTATCACATTActacaacactcacacacgagaGTGaggaaacaaaactaaacttaACTATTGCCTATAAACAATGATTGTGTTTGTTCAACAGTAGAAGAATTATGATCGTTTCCTCGAAACGTTGCCTTTAAATAACCGAATCTGACGGGCAATACGGTTCCGGTTGAGTTCAAATGACTaacctctctctttctctgtaaACGCACAAGGTTACCATACTTTTAAACCTCCGTACACCCACCTTGCACACTGTGTACCTCTCGTGCAATCCCGCCCTACTTGCGTGTGGATCGAATTTCGCacccgcaaaaaaaaaaaaacaaaaaacatagtCAGCACTGACGTATCGACGTATTTCGCTGCTGTCAATTAGTAGGACATTTTACACGCGGTCGTTAGGTTCGAAATTTACCTTCATTCCACACACGAATGCGTGTTGTGTggtgcgttgttgttgttggactGTCCTCCCGAAAACGCGGCTTTGGTGTTGGTGAAACATACTGCAAACCGACACAACACACTAAGACCCTGCCGCCATTAGGAGAGACCTTCGGGATCAAGTGGTGGCCCAACAACTGCTCGAGATCTGTTTTGGGTACGAGTTTCTAATCCAGAGCGaacgaaaaaagagagagagagggagagcaatAAGCAAAGCAAGGCCCTAAGCACGCTATCATCGTGTCATGGGTTTGATTCCGTGAGTTGTTCCGTTTCTTTCTAGTGTTGTTCCCGTGCATCACCGTCAGGTTTGCGCGCCTCGTGGTTATATTATTTGGGCTGTCAAAACGAGCGCGCGTCGACGTCGTCAGTTTTACACGCACCCAACGCGGCTCAAACGCGCGATATAAGGTGTTAATCGTGCGCGCAGTGCAAAACCTCTCGTACAGGTGAATATAGAAGTAAAGCCCGTAACGTAGGTTGTGTAGCCAAacaccgcgtgtgtgtgctctcttGCTTTGTGGACACACAGTGGTCAGGGTCAGGCTTCTTCCGCCTTCTATTTTGTTGCGCCGTCGACGCCGCCACGATCTGCGAGAGTGCGCGCAGGCGAACGAGAGAGatcggtgttgttgttgttgtggcaaTAATCGGTCAGGTTAGGGTAGCAAATAGCGAAACAAACGCTATACATCAACATGTGCTGCCAGGAGCGGAAAGGCACAAACACCAGATAAGagagtgatgatgatgattctcCCTCTCCAAACGCCGGCTCGCGTGTGCGCTTGTGTGTATTATTGCGCGTTTGCTAGTACGGCGCGGGTTCCACGCAGTTCACCATACGGTCGCGGGCCGACCAGACCAGAGTGATTCGAGCGGGCGACGACGTGTTGGGGTTccgtaaaaaaataagaaaaaaccgcgtggtgtttttttacttcgttTTGCGGGGTTCCAACCTAAAAGTGCGCTTAGACCACGTGTTtttcgcaaacacacacgcacactcaatCGGTGTGTCTTCCGGTGGTGCCGTCACTCCTGTTCGGGGGGTAGGGGACAGGTCATAACGGGCCCGCAAGTCAAAAGTGTAACGGGTGTAAGGTTTTCGTCATCTTCCCGCACTCTCGTGCGCGCCTAGCGTGGTTACGCGACCGGGCAAAGCGCAAATCACCACACCAGCTTCGAGCAGCGGCGTGGACCCGATAATATGGTCGAAAGCATTCTTAAAATACTCGTCACGCTGCTGTACTCCTGCTGCGTATGGTTGCTGCAAAGTGTAATGAACGAACTGTGcctttttgctactttttAATTCGCttttccctgtgtgtgtgtttttggcgTGAAAAAGCATACCGGGGGTCGGCGGCAAGCAAACACACGATCAGTTGCCAATGATGCTAATGAATGTTTCTCGTTGTTTGCATCCATTTCAGATAACAACTAAATTTGCCACCATAATGGACTTCAAACAGAACGGGTCGCCAacggcatcagcagcagcaagttcctcccaacagcaacaaccgcTCGTCGGTGGCGTTCTGTACGGTAGCGATGCGCGCAACGGAAGCTCCACCGTTCGCTTGCAATCCCTAAAGCAAAACCAGCTGACGGGGCCAAACCCTTCCTCGACCGCCGGTCCACCGCTGCGCCGAAGATGTCGCAGCGAAAGTCTTCCAATGGCACCGCTCCTGTACGGTTCGGCGGACCAGCAGCAAAGCCGATCGAAAAAGACCTCCCTCCAAGGTCACGGCCACCATCCTGCGCATTTCAGTAGCCAACATAGGCAAAAGTTCCCCCCAGGGCAGGATCATCATCCTGCCGGCGGACCGGGCGGCCTGTACATCGAATCGTTCGccctgcagcagcaaccacaCCCGGGCAACCGGAAAGTTCCACTGCCACTAGCGACCCACGAACTGCTGCCCACGATCGCAACGAGCGCGTCCAATGCCATCAGCagcaacgggcagcagcagcaggcgaaGGAAAACGTCGCACAAAACCATCTGTACGGGGCGGGCGTGAACGCGAAGGATGTGTACATGAGCGAGCTGGACGGGCTGCGGAAGGATCGGCGCAACGGGGGCTACTACGTGCCAAACGAGCTGCAGCTCGAGTCGCGCTTCGCGCGCAACCTCGAGGCCAACTTTGCCACGCGCGCCACCATACTGGAGCGCAGCAGCGGGCGGAAGCTGCGCGCCCGGAGCGAATCGGAACCGCAGGAGTTTATGTACCACAGTGCCCACAGGAACGGTGCCGGCTTCAgtgccggcggcggcggcggtagcAGCTTGCTCGCGGGCCAGCGCACGGCcggccaccaccatcaccatcaccttcATCACCTTCGACACAGTAGAGATGTGAGTGTGAGAGCAGGCGGAAAGAGTGCTTTAGCTGTGACAGTTAACAtgccttttcttttatttctagAACACACTGAAACGAACGCGTGACACCATCTCGCCAACACTCGAAGCGGACGAATCGTACGCCATGCTAACAGGCGAGGAGGACACGGTCATCGGTAGCGAAGCGTCTCTATCGTCCTCAGCCGTTATTACGTGCGTACCGGTGCATTGTCCGAAAGATTCACCTCCCTCAAAAATGGTAAACGCAACCGACGAGATGGATGTTAGCGGTGATCATGTGCTATCCTCGAGCAGAACCGTcgccggccagcagcagcgtgtcaAACCGGCAAAGATCCTGACCGGCACTGCCACCGGCCAGTCCCGAACGGCCAAAGTAACCGTGCGAGCGAACCGTGTCGGCATTAACAGGCTAAAGCCCAAACTAGCCAGCACACTGACCAGCACCGGCGTGGTCGGCACGTCCGTCCCGGGCGAAACGAAACGCAAATCGGCCTCCCCACAGCCACAAGCCAAGGGCACCGCCGGTTCGTCCATCATAGGCGTGGTGCATAATACTGGCAGCTCGTCGCCGACACCGTCCGGCGTTTCGGTCGGCACGAGCGGCGGCGAATCGGTCCACACGCAGGACCTCGACGCGGAAACGATCGACCAGTCGGATGCGGGCGATGATGACGATCTGGACGACGAGTGTAACGGGGAGGATGACGATCTCGACGACGAGATCGCGATCAGCGGCGACGAGGTGTTGGACGACTCGCTGACCGACTCGGAGGATAACTATCGGTCGTATCTGGCCGCGGCCTACCAGAAGCCAAAGTCCCACTCGGGCTCGCCGTCGCCGTCGCTCGGCAACAGGGCGCCGGCCGTTACGTCGATCGGCAGTGTCGTGGGCGGGTACGCACCGGCCGGTCCGCTCGCACCGAGCCTGTTTCCCTACGTCCCCCCCTACCTGACGTTTGCGACGCACGAGGAGAAGGGCCCGCCGATGCCGCCCGCCATTCACAAGGTGTTGAAGTGGAAGCTGACGCTCATCACACCGATCGTCGTGCGCAAGGTGCTGCTAAACAGTGGCTTTAGGTTGTTGAAAAGTAAGTGGCGCTGTGGGATGGAatgtttgcataattttaccGATTTTATCTATTAACATGTTGCATTATCTATCTCTCCCTTGCTCACAGAAACGAACGACTGGATCGGCATCTGGGGCCGGCACATGAAGAGCACGCTGTTCAAGACGCTGCGACCGTACCAGAAGTTTAATCACCTGCCCGGCAGCTTCCAGATCGGGCGGAAGGACCGGGTGTGGCGCAACCTGCAGACGCAGATGAACCGCCACGGCAAGAAGGAGTTCGGTTTCATGCCCCGCACCTACATCATACCTCAGGACTTGAAGATGCTGCGCCAGATGTGGCCCCGGTACAACCAGCGCAACTGCAAGTGGATCATCAAGCCGCCGGCGTCGGCCCGCGGCACCGGCATCAAGGTGGTGAACCGCTGGTCGCAAATACCGAAGCGGAAGCCGCTGATCGTGCAGCGGTACATCGAGCGGCCGCTGCTGATCAACGGCAGCAAGTTCGACCTGCGCCTGTACGTGCTGGTCACGTCGATGAACCCGCTGCGGGTGTACATGCACACGGACGGGTTGGCC
Proteins encoded:
- the LOC120958467 gene encoding tubulin monoglutamylase TTLL4 isoform X5; the protein is MVESILKILVTLLYSCCVWLLQSITTKFATIMDFKQNGSPTASAAASSSQQQQPLVGGVLYGSDARNGSSTVRLQSLKQNQLTGPNPSSTAGPPLRRRCRSESLPMAPLLYGSADQQQSRSKKTSLQGHGHHPAHFSSQHRQKFPPGQDHHPAGGPGGLYIESFALQQQPHPGNRKVPLPLATHELLPTIATSASNAISSNGQQQQAKENVAQNHLYGAGVNAKDVYMSELDGLRKDRRNGGYYVPNELQLESRFARNLEANFATRATILERSSGRKLRARSESEPQEFMYHSAHRNGAGFSAGGGGGSSLLAGQRTAGHHHHHHLHHLRHSRDNTLKRTRDTISPTLEADESYAMLTGEEDTVIGSEASLSSSAVITCVPVHCPKDSPPSKMVNATDEMDVSGDHVLSSSRTVAGQQQRVKPAKILTGTATGQSRTAKVTVRANRVGINRLKPKLASTLTSTGVVGTSVPGETKRKSASPQPQAKGTAGSSIIGVVHNTGSSSPTPSGVSVGTSGGESVHTQDLDAETIDQSDAGDDDDLDDECNGEDDDLDDEIAISGDEVLDDSLTDSEDNYRSYLAAAYQKPKSHSGSPSPSLGNRAPAVTSIGSVVGGYAPAGPLAPSLFPYVPPYLTFATHEEKGPPMPPAIHKVLKWKLTLITPIVVRKVLLNSGFRLLKKTNDWIGIWGRHMKSTLFKTLRPYQKFNHLPGSFQIGRKDRVWRNLQTQMNRHGKKEFGFMPRTYIIPQDLKMLRQMWPRYNQRNCKWIIKPPASARGTGIKVVNRWSQIPKRKPLIVQRYIERPLLINGSKFDLRLYVLVTSMNPLRVYMHTDGLARFASVKYSEKSETLSDRYMHLTNYSINKLSNNYAQNEDADACQGHKWTIKSLWSYFAEQGINVDRLWGALRNLVLRTVLAGEGSIHAMSKVNVGSKYNCYELFGIDVLLDSELVPWLLEVNISPSLHSASSLDLCVKGPLVKALLNTVMYQVPPRIPMAEQKEILKEQGLEGPLCFDKRIYTTGLSKTERLKHTQFIQKDMAREDYLNTILEELTPDDVRCLLLTEDELARSAPLERILPAPNSYRYIGFTENPRYYNRLLDAWEHRYGHNRSEGIALLQSLCERKVHLQVPPSTLKKDIWSAFRAAYWRCRTIQGRLQQ
- the LOC120958467 gene encoding tubulin monoglutamylase TTLL4 isoform X4, producing the protein MVESILKILVTLLYSCCVWLLQSITTKFATIMDFKQNGSPTASAAASSSQQQQPLVGGVLYGSDARNGSSTVRLQSLKQNQLTGPNPSSTAGPPLRRRCRSESLPMAPLLYGSADQQQSRSKKTSLQGHGHHPAHFSSQHRQKFPPGQDHHPAGGPGGLYIESFALQQQPHPGNRKVPLPLATHELLPTIATSASNAISSNGQQQQAKENVAQNHLYGAGVNAKDVYMSELDGLRKDRRNGGYYVPNELQLESRFARNLEANFATRATILERSSGRKLRARSESEPQEFMYHSAHRNGAGFSAGGGGGSSLLAGQRTAGHHHHHHLHHLRHSRDNTLKRTRDTISPTLEADESYAMLTGEEDTVIGSEASLSSSAVITCVPVHCPKDSPPSKMVNATDEMDVSGDHVLSSSRTVAGQQQRVKPAKILTGTATGQSRTAKVTVRANRVGINRLKPKLASTLTSTGVVGTSVPGETKRKSASPQPQAKGTAGSSIIGVVHNTGSSSPTPSGVSVGTSGGESVHTQDLDAETIDQSDAGDDDDLDDECNGEDDDLDDEIAISGDEVLDDSLTDSEDNYRSYLAAAYQKPKSHSGSPSPSLGNRAPAVTSIGSVVGGYAPAGPLAPSLFPYVPPYLTFATHEEKGPPMPPAIHKVLKWKLTLITPIVVRKVLLNSGFRLLKKTNDWIGIWGRHMKSTLFKTLRPYQKFNHLPGSFQIGRKDRVWRNLQTQMNRHGKKEFGFMPRTYIIPQDLKMLRQMWPRYNQRNCKWIIKPPASARGTGIKVVNRWSQIPKRKPLIVQRYIERPLLINGSKFDLRLYVLVTSMNPLRVYMHTDGLARFASVKYSEKSETLSDRYMHLTNYSINKLSNNYAQNEDADACQGHKWTIKSLWSYFAEQGINVDRLWGALRNLVLRTVLAGEGSIHAMSKVNVGSKYNCYELFGIDVLLDSELVPWLLEVNISPSLHSASSLDLCVKGPLVKALLNTVMYQVPPRIPMAEQKEILKEQGLEGPLCFDKRIYTTGLSKTERLKHTQFIQKDMAREDYLNTILEELTPDDVRCLLLTEDELARSAPLERILPAPNSYRYIGFTENPRYYNRLLDAWEHRYGHNRSEGIALLQSLCERKVHLQVPPSTLKKAIEDIIESINNGGNNIWGVANPYC